From the genome of Sander lucioperca isolate FBNREF2018 chromosome 1, SLUC_FBN_1.2, whole genome shotgun sequence, one region includes:
- the crhb gene encoding corticotropin releasing hormone b encodes MKLNLLGTTVILLVAFLPRYECRAIESPGGALRVPAPQTQNSQQQQQQSGPILERLGEEYFIRLGNGDSNSFPSSPMYPGGTPAIYNRALQLQLTRRLLQGKVGNIRALISGFGDRGDESMERGRRSEDPPISLDLTFHLLREMMEMSRAEQLAQQAQNNRRMMELFGK; translated from the coding sequence ATGAAGCTCAATTTACTTGGTACCACCGTGATTCTGCTAGTTGCCTTCTTACCGCGCTACGAATGTCGGGCTATTGAGAGCCCTGGCGGTGCCCTGCGCGTCCCAGCTCCCCAAACCCAAAACtcccagcaacagcagcagcagtctggcCCCATCCTGGAGCGGCTTGGAGAGGAGTATTTCATCCGACTGGGCAACGGGGACTCTAACTCTTTCCCATCATCGCCCATGTATCCCGGCGGAACACCTGCCATCTACAACAGAGCGTTGCAACTCCAGCTGACGCGGCGTCTTTTACAAGGGAAAGTTGGAAACATCAGGGCGCTCATAAGCGGCTTCGGAGACCGCGGAGACGAGTCGATGGAGAGGGGAAGGAGGTCCGAAGACCCGCCGATATCTCTGGATCTGACTTTCCACCTGCTGCGGGAAATGATGGAGATGTCCAGGGCAGAACAGCTGGCTCAGCAAGCGCAAAATAACAGAAGAATGATGGAGCTCTTCGGGAAATGA